From Micromonospora echinospora, one genomic window encodes:
- a CDS encoding branched-chain amino acid ABC transporter substrate-binding protein, which produces MRQKLARVIGGVAMMALVAGGAACSSGSDDAASGGDACGNKIAFFGALTGSSAALGINENNGVKLAVDQYNKANPDCKVELVPLDSQGSPDQAPGLAQKAIDDEKLLGIVGPAYSGESEAAGPLFNEAGLVTITPSATNPTLAKQNWKTFFRAVGNDLSQGPAAGNYIKNVIKAPKVYVIDDQSAYGAGLADEVKKVLGSAVVGSDKVQGEGKQVDFSAVVTKVKAAGVQAIFYGGYYQEAGLIRKQLTAAGVTAPLVAGDGVNDAAYITSAGQAAAEGTILTCPCQPATEARGNFIADYKALNGTDPGTYSDTAYDAANILLAGIKAGKTTRPALLEFVKGYSGEGVAASYKFVEGGELDPAQVKVWAFKVTGGKVVPDQEVPKS; this is translated from the coding sequence TTGAGGCAGAAGCTCGCACGCGTGATCGGCGGCGTGGCCATGATGGCGCTCGTCGCAGGTGGTGCCGCGTGCTCCAGCGGTAGCGACGACGCCGCGTCCGGTGGGGACGCGTGCGGCAACAAGATCGCGTTCTTCGGCGCGTTGACCGGTAGCTCCGCCGCGCTCGGCATCAACGAGAACAACGGCGTGAAGCTCGCGGTCGACCAGTACAACAAGGCGAACCCCGACTGCAAGGTCGAGCTGGTTCCGCTGGACTCGCAGGGCAGCCCGGACCAGGCGCCGGGTCTGGCGCAGAAGGCCATCGACGACGAGAAGCTCCTCGGCATCGTCGGCCCCGCCTACTCGGGTGAGTCGGAGGCCGCCGGCCCGCTGTTCAACGAGGCCGGTCTGGTCACCATCACCCCGTCGGCCACCAACCCGACCCTCGCGAAGCAGAACTGGAAGACGTTCTTCCGCGCGGTCGGCAACGACCTGAGCCAGGGTCCGGCGGCCGGCAACTACATCAAGAACGTCATCAAGGCCCCGAAGGTCTACGTCATCGACGACCAGTCGGCGTACGGCGCGGGTCTGGCCGACGAGGTCAAGAAGGTCCTCGGCTCGGCGGTCGTCGGCTCGGACAAGGTCCAGGGCGAGGGCAAGCAGGTCGACTTCTCGGCCGTGGTCACCAAGGTCAAGGCCGCCGGTGTGCAGGCGATCTTCTACGGTGGCTACTACCAGGAGGCCGGCCTGATCCGTAAGCAGCTCACCGCTGCCGGGGTCACCGCGCCGCTGGTGGCCGGCGACGGCGTGAACGACGCCGCCTACATCACCTCGGCCGGTCAGGCCGCCGCCGAGGGCACCATCCTCACCTGCCCGTGCCAGCCGGCCACCGAGGCGCGGGGCAACTTCATCGCGGACTACAAGGCGCTCAACGGCACCGACCCGGGCACCTACAGCGACACCGCCTACGACGCGGCGAACATCCTGCTCGCCGGCATCAAGGCGGGCAAGACCACCCGTCCGGCGCTGCTGGAGTTCGTGAAGGGCTACAGCGGCGAGGGCGTCGCGGCGAGCTACAAGTTCGTCGAGGGCGGCGAGCTGGACCCGGCGCAGGTCAAGGTCTGGGCGTTCAAGGTCACGGGCGGCAAGGTCGTCCCGGACCAGGAGGTCCCGAAGTCCTGA
- a CDS encoding branched-chain amino acid ABC transporter permease, whose product MDFDGLFSNFGELTTTGLTQGAIYALVALGYTLVYGVLRLINFAHSEVFIAGAFAALWTWGAFGLNQDSVVTGFGSIVFYLLVALLAAAAASALTATVIERVAYRPLRQRNAPPLAFLITAIGASIAIAEAFGIYTRRLPQGIPTIVKNDTVFSIAGVPITKVQILTVVAALAMMIALDFFINRSRIGRGIRAVAQDPNTAALMGVNKDRIILMVFIVGGAMAGAAGLLYDVRIGNLTYSVGFLLGLKAFTAAVLGGIGNLRGALVGGLLLGVVENYASGLFGSEWKDFAAFAVLVVLLMFRPTGLLGESLGRARA is encoded by the coding sequence TTGGACTTCGACGGCCTGTTCTCCAACTTCGGGGAACTCACCACGACCGGCCTGACGCAGGGCGCTATCTACGCCCTGGTCGCGCTGGGGTACACGCTGGTCTACGGCGTGCTGAGACTCATCAACTTCGCCCACTCCGAGGTGTTCATCGCCGGCGCCTTCGCGGCGCTGTGGACGTGGGGCGCGTTCGGCCTCAACCAGGACTCGGTGGTGACCGGGTTCGGCTCGATCGTGTTCTACCTGCTGGTGGCATTGCTGGCAGCGGCGGCGGCCTCGGCGCTGACCGCCACGGTGATCGAGCGGGTCGCCTACCGACCGCTCCGTCAGCGTAACGCCCCGCCGCTGGCTTTCCTCATCACCGCGATCGGCGCGTCGATCGCGATCGCCGAGGCGTTCGGCATCTACACTCGCCGGCTCCCGCAGGGCATTCCGACCATCGTCAAGAACGACACGGTCTTCTCCATCGCCGGGGTGCCGATCACCAAGGTGCAGATCCTGACCGTGGTCGCCGCGCTGGCGATGATGATCGCTCTGGACTTCTTCATCAACCGGAGCCGGATCGGTCGCGGTATCCGGGCAGTGGCCCAGGACCCGAACACCGCCGCTCTGATGGGCGTCAACAAGGACCGGATCATTCTGATGGTCTTCATCGTCGGCGGTGCGATGGCCGGTGCCGCCGGCCTGCTCTACGACGTGCGGATCGGAAACCTGACCTACAGCGTCGGCTTCCTCCTCGGGCTCAAGGCGTTCACCGCCGCCGTGCTCGGCGGAATCGGCAACCTGCGCGGCGCGCTCGTCGGTGGTCTGCTGCTGGGAGTGGTGGAGAACTACGCCTCGGGCCTGTTCGGCTCGGAGTGGAAGGACTTCGCGGCGTTCGCCGTCCTGGTGGTGCTGCTGATGTTCCGGCCGACCGGCCTGTTGGGCGAATCGCTGGGGAGGGCACGGGCATGA
- a CDS encoding branched-chain amino acid ABC transporter permease — protein sequence MTTVLERVRSGRQAAGERWRDMPRWVRWAVLAAVIVFFYALPNKEFYQYLGPIPTTGSNFTQVLFTVSIYVLLAVGLNIVVGFAGLLDLGYFGFFAVGAYTVAVLTSPGSDLKTLWPWLLAVPVAIGLTMVSGVMLGTPTLRLRGDYLAIVTLGFAEMIRIAAVSSEFLKGQRGFNQIPHPPGEYADGRPVFGVLDARPYYWLVLTLIILVVIGVRNLERSRVGRAWVSIREDEDAAQLMGVPTFKFKLWAFAAGAAIAGLAGALFAGKQNFVNSQNFELLNSIIILAAVIFGGSGNIVGAIVGGGLVAYMIERFRGIELFGVELYEYRFLFFGLVLVIMMIFRPEGLIPNRRRAAEFKDRRKEVTVGE from the coding sequence ATGACGACCGTTCTGGAGCGGGTGCGCTCCGGCCGTCAGGCGGCCGGGGAACGTTGGCGGGACATGCCGCGCTGGGTGCGCTGGGCGGTCCTGGCCGCGGTGATCGTGTTCTTCTACGCGTTGCCGAACAAGGAGTTCTACCAGTACCTCGGGCCGATCCCGACCACCGGGTCGAACTTCACCCAGGTGCTCTTCACCGTCTCGATCTACGTGCTGCTCGCCGTCGGTCTGAACATCGTGGTCGGCTTCGCCGGTCTGCTGGACCTCGGCTACTTCGGCTTCTTCGCCGTCGGCGCGTACACGGTGGCGGTGCTGACCTCGCCGGGCAGCGACCTGAAGACGCTCTGGCCGTGGCTGCTGGCGGTGCCGGTCGCGATCGGTCTGACGATGGTCTCCGGCGTCATGCTCGGCACGCCCACCCTGCGGTTGCGGGGTGACTACCTGGCGATCGTGACCCTCGGCTTCGCCGAGATGATCCGGATCGCCGCGGTGAGCTCGGAGTTCCTCAAGGGGCAGCGGGGCTTCAACCAGATCCCGCACCCGCCCGGTGAGTACGCCGACGGGCGGCCGGTCTTCGGCGTGCTGGACGCGCGCCCGTACTACTGGCTGGTGCTGACCCTGATCATCCTGGTGGTCATCGGGGTGCGGAACCTGGAGCGCAGCCGGGTCGGCCGGGCCTGGGTGTCCATCCGGGAGGACGAGGACGCCGCCCAGCTCATGGGTGTGCCGACGTTCAAGTTCAAGCTGTGGGCGTTCGCCGCGGGTGCGGCCATCGCCGGCCTGGCCGGGGCGCTGTTCGCGGGTAAGCAGAACTTCGTCAACTCGCAGAACTTCGAACTGCTCAACTCGATCATCATCCTGGCGGCGGTGATCTTCGGCGGCTCGGGCAACATCGTCGGCGCGATCGTCGGCGGTGGCCTGGTCGCGTACATGATCGAGCGGTTCCGTGGCATCGAGCTGTTCGGAGTCGAGCTGTACGAGTACCGGTTCCTCTTCTTCGGCCTGGTCCTCGTCATCATGATGATCTTCCGGCCGGAGGGCCTGATCCCGAACCGGCGACGAGCGGCGGAGTTCAAGGATCGCCGCAAGGAGGTGACCGTCGGTGAGTGA
- a CDS encoding ABC transporter ATP-binding protein → MSETEQKPVVPAQATAPAAETLPNREPLLEVDNVTLRFGGVVALDQVDFTLYKGEILGLIGPNGAGKTTCFNAMTGIYQPTEGQIRFRGEKISGKKRHQITKMGMARTFQNIRLFPEMTALENVQVGADAHHKTSVISALFRLPRHRREEREGREKAERLLEFVGIPHRLHEYARNLSYGEQRRLEIARALATDPVLLCLDEPAAGFNPAEKEELLQLIRQVRDKGVTVLLIEHDMRLVMGVTDRIVVLEFGKKIAEGLPAEVRENPKVIAAYLGVPDDAA, encoded by the coding sequence GTGAGTGAGACCGAGCAGAAGCCGGTCGTGCCGGCGCAGGCGACCGCGCCGGCCGCCGAGACGCTGCCGAACCGCGAGCCGCTGCTGGAGGTGGACAACGTCACGCTCCGCTTCGGCGGCGTGGTGGCGTTGGACCAGGTGGACTTCACCCTCTACAAGGGTGAGATCCTCGGCCTGATCGGCCCCAACGGGGCCGGCAAGACCACCTGCTTCAACGCGATGACCGGCATCTACCAGCCCACCGAGGGCCAGATCCGGTTCCGGGGCGAGAAGATCAGCGGCAAGAAGCGGCACCAGATCACCAAGATGGGCATGGCGCGGACGTTCCAGAACATCCGCCTGTTCCCGGAGATGACCGCCCTGGAGAACGTGCAGGTCGGCGCGGACGCGCACCACAAGACCAGCGTGATCTCGGCGCTGTTCCGGCTGCCCCGGCACCGCCGGGAGGAACGCGAGGGCCGGGAGAAGGCCGAGCGGCTGCTGGAGTTCGTCGGCATCCCGCACCGGCTGCACGAGTACGCCCGCAACCTCTCCTACGGCGAGCAGCGGCGGCTGGAGATCGCCCGGGCGCTGGCCACCGACCCGGTGCTGCTCTGCCTGGACGAGCCGGCCGCCGGCTTCAACCCGGCGGAGAAGGAGGAACTGCTCCAGCTCATCCGGCAGGTCCGCGACAAGGGCGTGACCGTGCTGCTGATCGAGCACGACATGCGGCTGGTCATGGGCGTCACCGACCGGATCGTGGTGCTGGAGTTCGGGAAGAAGATCGCCGAGGGGCTCCCCGCCGAGGTGCGGGAGAACCCGAAGGTGATCGCGGCGTACCTGGGGGTGCCGGACGATGCTGCTTGA
- a CDS encoding ABC transporter ATP-binding protein has product MLLEIEDMSLLYGRIKALHGISLTVDEGEVVALIGANGAGKTTTMRAISGIRPIASGRIRFAGEDISKLRADLRVRRGLCQAPEGRGIFPGMTVLDNLDMGAYTRRDRAGIAQDLNRVLELFPRLAERRKQAGGTLSGGEQQMLAVGRALMSRPKLLLLDEPSMGLAPMLIQQIFSIITEINQQGTTILLVEQNAQQALARAHRAYVLETGRIVKSGTGTELLHDPAVKEAYLGVA; this is encoded by the coding sequence ATGCTGCTTGAGATCGAGGACATGAGCCTGCTCTACGGGCGGATCAAGGCGCTGCACGGCATCAGCCTGACCGTCGACGAGGGCGAGGTCGTCGCGCTGATCGGCGCCAACGGCGCCGGCAAGACGACCACCATGCGCGCCATCTCGGGCATCCGGCCGATCGCGTCCGGGCGGATCCGGTTCGCCGGCGAGGACATCTCCAAGCTCCGGGCCGACCTGCGGGTGCGGCGGGGGCTGTGCCAGGCGCCGGAGGGCCGGGGCATCTTCCCGGGCATGACGGTGCTGGACAACCTGGACATGGGCGCGTACACCCGCCGGGACCGGGCCGGCATCGCGCAGGACCTCAACCGGGTGCTGGAGCTGTTCCCGCGCCTGGCCGAGCGGCGCAAGCAGGCCGGCGGCACGCTCTCCGGCGGTGAGCAGCAGATGCTGGCCGTGGGGCGGGCGCTGATGAGCCGGCCGAAGCTGCTGTTGCTGGACGAGCCGTCGATGGGTCTGGCCCCGATGCTGATCCAGCAGATCTTCTCGATCATCACGGAGATCAACCAGCAGGGCACCACCATCCTGCTCGTGGAGCAGAACGCGCAGCAGGCCCTAGCCCGGGCGCACCGCGCGTACGTGCTGGAGACCGGCCGGATCGTCAAGAGCGGCACCGGCACCGAACTCCTGCACGACCCGGCCGTCAAAGAGGCGTACCTCGGCGTGGCCTGA
- a CDS encoding ABC transporter substrate-binding protein, producing the protein MFRTNGGRRALLGAAGAVLLTLPLAACGEKEETGNEPGSGPSVSASVDAALAAKVPDAIKADGVIKVGTDSTYAPAEYLDTDGKTVIGFDIDLFNAVAQKLGLKAEYESAPFDAILPAVSSGKYEIGVSSFTINAERVQSVHMVSYYSAGTQWLAKAGASIDIENACGKKVAVQTGAVQVDDLNTRSKKCTDAGKPAITIDQYQGQSDATAAVVSGKNDAMLADSPAVAYAVKQSNGQLQLVGDIYESAPYGYAVNKEQQAFAEVLKEAVQAVIDDGTYEAALKKWGVEGGGIKTSALNPTS; encoded by the coding sequence ATGTTCAGGACCAACGGAGGTCGCCGCGCGCTGCTCGGCGCCGCCGGCGCGGTGCTGCTCACCCTTCCGCTCGCCGCGTGCGGCGAGAAGGAGGAGACCGGGAACGAGCCCGGTTCCGGCCCCTCGGTCAGCGCGTCGGTCGACGCGGCGCTGGCCGCCAAGGTGCCGGACGCGATCAAGGCCGACGGTGTGATCAAGGTCGGTACCGACTCCACGTACGCCCCGGCGGAGTACCTCGACACCGACGGCAAGACGGTGATCGGCTTCGACATCGACCTGTTCAACGCGGTGGCCCAGAAGCTCGGCCTGAAGGCCGAGTACGAGTCCGCCCCGTTCGACGCGATCCTGCCCGCCGTCTCCTCCGGCAAGTACGAGATCGGTGTCTCGTCGTTCACCATCAACGCCGAGCGCGTGCAGAGCGTGCACATGGTCAGCTACTACTCGGCGGGCACCCAGTGGCTGGCCAAGGCCGGCGCCTCGATCGACATCGAGAACGCCTGCGGCAAGAAGGTCGCGGTGCAGACCGGCGCGGTGCAGGTCGACGACCTCAACACCCGGTCGAAGAAGTGCACCGACGCGGGCAAGCCGGCCATCACCATCGACCAGTACCAGGGCCAGAGCGACGCGACCGCCGCCGTGGTCAGCGGCAAGAACGACGCGATGCTCGCCGACTCGCCCGCCGTGGCGTACGCGGTGAAGCAGAGCAACGGCCAGCTCCAGCTCGTCGGGGACATCTACGAGTCGGCCCCGTACGGCTACGCGGTGAACAAGGAGCAGCAGGCCTTCGCCGAGGTGCTGAAGGAGGCCGTGCAGGCGGTCATCGACGATGGCACGTACGAGGCGGCCCTGAAGAAGTGGGGCGTCGAGGGCGGCGGCATCAAGACCTCCGCACTGAACCCGACCAGCTGA
- a CDS encoding amino acid ABC transporter permease: protein MSVGTEPTERARPEPIRAVPVRRPGRWIAVFVIGVLVAMFVHLLVTNKAFNWSFMVDEMFRPAIIEGLRGTIALTVLAMLIGVVLGIVVAIMRLSENPILRGVSWVYTWFFRAVPRLVLAILFGNLGILWSRIEVGLPFDRQIGALFGVDDFEARLFGFSAVDILTGFVAGMLALGLSEAAYMAEIVRAGIQSVDEGQTEAAQALGLRRSQILRRIVLPQAMRVIIPPTGNETIAMLKDTSLVAFVPVSTELFFQLRGVGTRTFQVFPMYVAACLWYLLLTSVLLVGQYYLERHFSRGVGRSARAKTKLRGMTAETGGRTGGVVKGD from the coding sequence ATGTCGGTCGGAACGGAACCAACCGAGCGGGCACGGCCGGAACCCATCCGCGCCGTGCCCGTGCGGCGTCCCGGGCGGTGGATCGCGGTCTTCGTCATCGGGGTGCTGGTGGCCATGTTCGTGCACCTGCTGGTGACGAACAAGGCGTTCAACTGGTCCTTCATGGTCGACGAGATGTTCCGCCCGGCGATCATCGAGGGACTGCGCGGCACCATCGCGCTGACCGTGCTGGCCATGCTGATCGGCGTGGTGCTCGGCATCGTCGTCGCGATCATGCGGCTGTCGGAGAACCCGATCCTGCGTGGCGTCTCCTGGGTCTACACCTGGTTCTTCCGGGCGGTGCCCCGGCTGGTGCTGGCGATCCTCTTCGGCAACCTGGGCATTCTCTGGTCCCGGATCGAGGTCGGGCTCCCCTTCGACCGCCAGATCGGCGCGCTCTTCGGCGTGGACGACTTCGAGGCCCGGCTCTTCGGCTTCTCCGCCGTCGACATCCTCACCGGCTTCGTCGCCGGCATGCTGGCGCTCGGCCTCTCCGAGGCGGCGTACATGGCGGAGATCGTCCGGGCCGGCATCCAGTCCGTCGACGAGGGGCAGACCGAGGCGGCCCAGGCGCTCGGCCTGCGCCGGTCGCAGATCCTGCGCCGGATCGTCCTGCCCCAGGCGATGCGGGTGATCATCCCGCCGACCGGCAACGAGACCATCGCGATGCTGAAGGACACCTCGCTGGTGGCCTTCGTGCCGGTCTCCACCGAGCTGTTCTTCCAGCTCCGGGGCGTCGGCACCCGGACCTTCCAGGTCTTCCCGATGTACGTGGCGGCCTGCCTGTGGTACCTGCTGCTCACCAGCGTGCTGCTGGTCGGGCAGTACTACCTGGAACGGCACTTCTCCCGGGGCGTCGGTCGCAGCGCGCGGGCGAAGACGAAGCTGCGCGGGATGACCGCCGAGACCGGCGGCCGGACCGGAGGGGTGGTCAAGGGTGACTGA
- a CDS encoding amino acid ABC transporter ATP-binding protein has protein sequence MVRAEQVHKSFGSVEVLKGIDLEVRSGEVCCLLGPSGSGKSTFLRCINHLEKINAGRIWVDGELIGYRERGGKLHEMREKEVAAQRQAIGMVFQRFNLFPHMTVLENVVEAPVLLGREKKAAARERAAALLDRVGLSDKLGNYPGQLSGGQQQRVAIARALAMRPKLMLFDEPTSALDPELVGEVLDVMKDLARDGMTMIVVTHEIGFAREVGDSLVFMDGGVVVESGPPREVLANPRHSRTRDFLARVL, from the coding sequence ATGGTCCGGGCCGAGCAGGTGCACAAGTCGTTCGGGTCGGTCGAGGTGCTCAAGGGCATCGACCTGGAGGTGCGCTCGGGCGAGGTGTGCTGTCTGCTCGGCCCGTCCGGCTCCGGGAAGTCCACCTTCCTGCGCTGCATCAACCACCTGGAGAAGATCAACGCCGGCCGGATCTGGGTGGACGGCGAACTGATCGGCTACCGGGAACGCGGCGGCAAGCTGCACGAGATGCGGGAGAAGGAGGTCGCCGCCCAGCGCCAGGCCATCGGCATGGTGTTCCAACGGTTCAACCTCTTCCCGCACATGACCGTCCTGGAGAACGTCGTCGAGGCGCCGGTGCTGCTCGGCCGGGAGAAGAAGGCGGCGGCCCGGGAACGTGCCGCCGCGCTGCTGGACCGGGTCGGCCTCAGCGACAAGCTCGGCAACTACCCCGGCCAGCTCTCCGGCGGCCAGCAGCAGCGGGTCGCCATCGCCCGGGCGCTGGCCATGCGGCCGAAGCTGATGCTTTTCGACGAGCCGACCAGCGCGCTCGACCCGGAACTGGTCGGCGAGGTGCTCGACGTGATGAAGGACCTGGCCCGCGACGGCATGACGATGATCGTGGTCACCCACGAGATCGGCTTCGCCCGGGAGGTCGGCGACTCGCTGGTCTTCATGGACGGCGGGGTCGTGGTGGAGTCCGGTCCGCCCCGGGAGGTGCTGGCCAACCCCCGGCACAGCCGTACCCGGGACTTCCTGGCCCGGGTGCTGTGA
- the polA gene encoding DNA polymerase I: MTATTPRLLLVDGHSLAYRAFFALPVENFSTTTGQPTNAVYGFTSMLINVLRDEQPTHLAVAFDVSRRSFRTEKYAEYKAGRSETPADFVGQVSLVKEVLAALRVPVVEKEGYEADDVIATLACQARDQGMSVLISTGDRDAFQLVDDKITVLYPRKGVSDLARMDADAVEAKYGVPPQRYRDLAALVGETSDNLPGVPGVGPKTAAKWINLYGGVEGVVAQADQIKGKAGDSLRERLADVLRNYDLNRLVADLDLPLRAEDTRWTGWDREAVHQVFDTLQFRILRDRLYQYLEAVEPEAEAGFELTGEVLTEPGALARWLADHASTDTPVGLAVKLDTGPNRRHTASVLGLALATGTGAAAWCDPAKLGTEDESALAAWLTDAERPKVLHDSKPAVLALAAHGWTLAGIHRDTQIAAYLARPDQRSYDLTDLALRYLHRELRVDAPESGQLTLEGFGDDGQAEQNLMLHARATLDLAEAIDAELSRDGEQSARLMAGVELPLMRVLAAMERIGIAADTDYLHELEAHFAGEVKGAAQAAYAEIGREFNLGSPKQLQEILFGELGLPKTKKIKTGYTTDADALGWLFAQTQHPVLAHLLRHRDVAKLKVTVDGLLKAVSDDGRIHTTFNQTVAATGRLSSTEPNLQNIPIRTEEGRRIRRAFVVGEGYDCLLTADYSQIEMRIMAHLSSDEKLIDAFNSGADFHAVTASSVFGVPVGEVTADQRRKIKAMNYGLAYGLSAFGLAQQLGISAEEARSLMEDYFAGFGGVRDYLRTVVDKARQDGYTSTVLGRRRYLPDLVSDNRQRREMAERMALNAPIQGSAADIIKLAMLHVDTALRDAGLRSRMLLQVHDELVFEVAPGEREALEALVRREMGGAYPLSVPLEVSVGDGRDWNSAGH, from the coding sequence GTGACAGCTACGACCCCCCGCCTGCTCCTCGTCGACGGCCACTCCCTGGCCTACCGGGCCTTCTTCGCCCTGCCGGTGGAGAACTTCTCCACCACGACCGGGCAGCCGACAAACGCGGTCTACGGCTTCACCTCGATGCTGATCAACGTGCTCCGCGACGAGCAGCCCACCCACCTCGCGGTCGCCTTCGACGTCTCCCGCCGGTCCTTCCGCACCGAGAAGTACGCCGAGTACAAGGCCGGCCGGTCGGAGACCCCGGCCGACTTCGTCGGCCAGGTCAGCCTGGTCAAGGAGGTCCTCGCCGCGCTGCGCGTCCCGGTGGTCGAGAAGGAGGGGTACGAGGCCGACGACGTCATCGCCACCCTCGCCTGCCAGGCCCGCGACCAGGGCATGTCGGTGCTGATCTCCACCGGCGACCGGGACGCCTTCCAGCTCGTCGACGACAAGATCACCGTGCTCTACCCCCGTAAGGGCGTCTCCGACCTGGCCCGGATGGACGCCGACGCGGTCGAGGCGAAGTACGGCGTCCCCCCGCAGCGCTACCGGGACCTCGCCGCGCTGGTCGGCGAGACCAGCGACAACCTCCCCGGCGTGCCCGGCGTCGGCCCGAAGACCGCCGCCAAGTGGATCAACCTGTACGGCGGGGTGGAGGGGGTCGTCGCGCAGGCCGACCAGATCAAGGGCAAGGCCGGCGACAGCCTGCGGGAGCGGCTCGCCGACGTGCTCCGCAACTACGACCTGAACCGCCTGGTCGCCGACCTCGACCTGCCGCTGCGGGCCGAGGACACCCGCTGGACCGGCTGGGACCGGGAGGCCGTGCACCAGGTCTTCGACACGCTCCAGTTCCGCATCCTGCGGGACCGGCTCTACCAGTACCTCGAGGCGGTCGAGCCGGAGGCCGAGGCCGGCTTCGAGCTGACCGGCGAGGTGCTCACCGAGCCGGGTGCCCTGGCGCGGTGGCTGGCCGACCACGCGTCGACCGACACGCCGGTCGGGTTGGCGGTCAAGCTCGACACCGGTCCGAACCGCCGGCACACCGCCTCCGTCCTCGGGCTGGCCCTGGCCACCGGGACGGGCGCGGCGGCCTGGTGCGACCCGGCGAAGCTGGGCACCGAGGACGAGTCGGCGCTGGCGGCCTGGCTGACCGACGCCGAGCGGCCGAAGGTGCTGCACGACAGCAAGCCCGCCGTGCTGGCCCTCGCCGCGCACGGCTGGACCCTGGCCGGCATCCACCGGGACACCCAGATCGCCGCCTACCTGGCCCGCCCCGACCAGCGTTCGTACGACCTGACCGACCTGGCGCTGCGCTACCTACACCGGGAACTGCGGGTGGACGCCCCGGAGTCCGGCCAGCTCACCCTGGAGGGGTTCGGCGACGACGGTCAGGCCGAACAGAACCTCATGCTCCACGCCCGGGCCACCCTGGACCTGGCCGAGGCGATCGACGCCGAGCTGTCCCGCGACGGCGAGCAGTCCGCCCGGCTGATGGCCGGGGTGGAGTTGCCGCTGATGCGGGTGCTGGCCGCGATGGAACGGATCGGCATCGCCGCCGACACCGACTACCTGCACGAGCTGGAGGCGCACTTCGCCGGTGAGGTGAAGGGCGCCGCGCAGGCCGCGTACGCCGAGATCGGGCGGGAGTTCAACCTCGGGTCGCCGAAGCAGCTCCAGGAGATCCTCTTCGGTGAGCTGGGCCTGCCCAAGACCAAGAAGATCAAGACCGGGTACACCACCGACGCGGACGCCCTCGGGTGGCTCTTCGCGCAGACCCAGCACCCGGTCCTGGCCCACCTGCTGCGGCACCGGGACGTCGCCAAGCTCAAGGTGACCGTCGACGGCCTGCTCAAGGCGGTCTCCGACGACGGGCGTATCCACACCACCTTCAACCAGACGGTGGCCGCGACCGGCCGGCTCTCCTCCACCGAGCCCAACCTCCAGAACATCCCGATCCGCACCGAGGAAGGACGGCGGATCCGCCGGGCGTTCGTCGTCGGCGAGGGGTACGACTGCCTGCTCACCGCCGACTACAGCCAGATCGAGATGCGGATCATGGCGCATCTGTCCTCGGACGAGAAGCTGATCGACGCGTTCAACTCCGGGGCCGACTTCCACGCCGTCACCGCCTCGTCCGTGTTCGGCGTGCCGGTCGGGGAGGTCACCGCCGACCAGCGGCGCAAGATCAAGGCGATGAACTACGGCCTGGCGTACGGGCTCAGCGCATTCGGCCTCGCCCAGCAGCTCGGCATCAGCGCCGAGGAGGCCCGGAGCCTGATGGAGGACTACTTCGCCGGGTTCGGCGGGGTGCGCGACTACCTGCGCACGGTGGTCGACAAGGCCCGCCAGGACGGCTACACCTCCACCGTCCTCGGTCGTCGCCGCTACCTGCCCGACCTGGTCAGCGACAACCGGCAGCGCCGGGAGATGGCCGAGCGGATGGCGCTCAACGCCCCGATCCAGGGTTCCGCGGCCGACATCATCAAGCTCGCCATGCTGCACGTCGACACGGCGCTGCGCGACGCCGGACTGCGCTCGCGGATGCTGTTGCAGGTGCACGACGAACTGGTCTTCGAGGTGGCCCCGGGGGAGCGGGAGGCGCTGGAGGCGCTGGTCCGGCGCGAGATGGGCGGGGCGTACCCGCTCTCGGTGCCGTTGGAGGTGTCCGTGGGCGACGGGCGGGACTGGAACAGCGCCGGCCACTGA
- a CDS encoding DUF3140 domain-containing protein — translation MKNDEQDRDTYREFTDAVNMKPGELSKWLETEESQHVGWRRKGKQSGESVGHESGRKIVDLLRRKRAELSAADFKHMRKVVGYVHRHMAQRPSGDVRDTKWRYSLMNWGHDPLKAPLPPPGGPSRRALERHGAPPPSRRGPSR, via the coding sequence ATGAAGAACGATGAACAGGACCGGGACACCTACCGGGAGTTCACCGACGCGGTGAACATGAAACCCGGCGAGCTGTCGAAGTGGCTGGAGACGGAGGAGTCCCAGCACGTCGGCTGGCGCAGGAAGGGCAAGCAGAGCGGCGAGTCGGTGGGGCACGAGTCCGGCCGGAAGATCGTCGACCTGCTGCGCCGCAAGCGCGCGGAACTCTCCGCCGCCGACTTCAAGCACATGCGCAAGGTCGTCGGGTACGTCCACCGGCACATGGCCCAGCGCCCGTCCGGCGACGTCCGCGACACGAAGTGGCGGTACTCGTTGATGAACTGGGGCCACGACCCGCTCAAGGCGCCGCTGCCGCCGCCCGGCGGCCCCTCCCGCCGTGCCCTGGAGCGCCACGGCGCCCCGCCCCCATCCCGCCGCGGCCCGTCCCGCTAG